A window of Candidatus Binatia bacterium genomic DNA:
TCTCCGGAAGGAATTTGAGCGCGACCGACTGGTTCAGTTCCAGGTCGTCGGCCCGATAGACCTCCCCCATCCCGCCGCGGCCCAGCAGCCCGACCACCCGATACCGAGCCCCGAGGCGGGCGCCCGGCTCAAAGCGGCCGTGCACGGACGACGAGCTGTGCGACGAGGGATGCGAGTCGGGCGAGGACTGCGTCGCGCCGGCGGCGGTCATCCCAGCGCCGCACTCCGCGCAGAAGCGGGCCGAGGGTTCGACCTCGCGCTTGCAGGATGGGCAGAGGGGCATCGGGGATGGAGGCTACCCGGCGCGCGCCCCGCGAGGAAGCGCGATTTGCCGCGGACCCCCGCTGCTATGATTCGGGCATGACCGACCCCGTCGGGATGATGCGCCAGCTGCGGGCCTATGCCCTGAGCGCCGCGGCCGAGGATCTGGACCTCGCGCCCACCCAAGCGCGCCCCCGCGTCTGGGGCGCGATCATGGAGTTGGGCTACGCCACCGGCATCGCTACGCTGCTCGCCCTGGCCGACGGAACGACGAGCCTCTACTTCAGCAACGGGGGCGGGGTGATCGGAGCCGGCGAGCACGCCGCCGTGCGCGAGGCGGCGGAGTCGTTCCTGGACGCGGCCGAGGCGCATGCCGCGGCCCTCCCCCCGGTGGAGGCGACGCCCACGCCGCGCATCGGACGCGTGCGGCTCTACGTGCGGACCTTCGAGGGAACGCTTGGAATCGAGGCGACCGACGAGGAGCTGACCCGGAACGAGCACCCCCTGTCGGCCGTCTTTCATGCGGGCCACGCCGTGATCACGGCGATCCGAGAGAACAGCCCCGAGGCCTGACGGTCCGGTTCGGTGCCCCTCCGATAGCCCAGGACGCGAAACGGGCGGGCGCCCGTGAGGGACACCCGCCCGCTCTGCCGCGCCGGACGAAGCCGGTGCGGCGAAACCGCTCCGCCAGGCGGCTAGGCCTTGAGAATGACCAGGTGCTTGATCTTCCGGAACTCGCTCCGGTCGAGAATGTGCAGCTCGACCATGTCCTTCCCCACCTTGGTCAGCGAGTAGCTTCCCGGCGGCTGCGCGCTCAGGATCTGGACCTTCCCCTTCTTCGCGGGGATCTGGATCACGTTCTGCTCGTCCGTGTTCAGCGGAGAGAAGGCGGCCTCCTCGAACTTGCCGGACACCTTGAGGGTCTTGCCCACGCCGAGCACGCCACCGTTGGGCTGCACGACGCCGGCGTTCTTCAGCTCGTCCTTGGTCCCCATGGTGTAGTAGATGGTCGCGAGCTCCTTCTGCCGGGCCAGGAGCTCCTCCTGGTTCCGCTGCAGGGCTTCCTGCTGCCCCTGGATCTCGAACTTGAGGCCCGTCACTCGGGTCCGAAGCGTGTCCACCTGGGTCGAGAGCTGGGCAATCTTGTCCTCGCGGTACTGGACCGATTCCTTGAGCCCTTCGATCATCCGCTTCATGCTCGCCATCCGGATGCCGTTGTGCTTGAGCCTCGCGTCCAGCTGCTCGATGCGCTCCTTGGTTCGCGCGATCGACGCCTTGATGGTCGTGATGCGATCGAGCACCTTTTCGTGAATCGTCTGGCCGTGCAGCTCGATGTCGCCCTGCGTATGATTCTCGCCGATGGCGATGGCGTTCAGGCTGTCCTGGATCGAGACGATCTCGTTGACGGCCTGATCGTACCGCTGCCGCATGGCCTCCTGATCGGCGCTCGCCTGGGCGAGACCGGCCTGCGATTTCTGGTACTTGGAGTAGGTCACCCCGGCGACGCCCAGCAGTGCCAGGCATATGACCGCCAGGACGATGGCCACACTCTTGCGGATCATGGAAATCTCCTCCCCCACAATGGGTCTACGAACCGCGTCGCCCGTGGGCTATTCCAGGTGGGATCGATAGCCGGGGCACTAGGACGGAGCGTGAGCGCGGCAAGAAAAATGCCGGGGAGGGGCTGCGCGGCCGCACCCAGGATGTCGTGGGCTTCCGAAGGCGCTCTCAACACGTCGGTTACCACCTGGCCTCGGGATCCCGCCATCGAAGCTCGCGCGTGCGATCGCGGCCCGGCCCCTGTACCGGCCGGGACGGTAAGTGACCCCACCGACCCGGAAAGGAGAGGTTCCATGAAGACGACCGAATGGCTCTTGGCGCAGCTCGAGAGCGAAGCGCCCCGCACCCGGCGCGCCCTGGAGAACGTGCCCGAGGGGCGTGACGACTGGAAGCCGCACGACAAGTCGATGCCGCTGGGCCGCCTGGCCATGCTGGTGGCCACGATCCCGACCTGGGTCCATCTGATCGTGAACCAGGACGAGCTCGACGTGGCGCCCAAGGCGGGGCATCCGGACCGAAAGCCCCTTCGCACGCGCCGGGAGCTGGTCGAGGCGCACGAGAAGGCGGTGGACGAGGCGCGGCGGGCCCTGCGCGCGACGAGCGACGAGCACCTGAAGACGCCCTGGCGCCTCCTCGCCGGCGGCGACGTGAAGAGCGAAGAGCCGCGCGAGGTCGTTCTCCGGGACACGATGATGCACATGGCGCATCACCGCGGGCAGCTCACGGTCTATCTGCGCTTGAACGACGCGCCCGTGCCCTCGATCTACGGTCCCACGGCCGACGACAAGCAGTTCGCGTAGTCCATCGTCCCGGGTGGAGGGGTACCTCGGAACCGTTTCCGAGGCGTTCGGAAACCGCTACGCTACGGCCGTCTTCGTCGCTTCTCCTCGTCCACCCGGGACCCCAAAAACGTGAAAGCGATCCTGCGCACGCTGGCCTCGCTCGAGCTGTCGATCATCCTCCTCGTCTCCATCGCCGTCGTGATGTCGTTCGGAACGATCATCGAGTCGCTCCGGGGCGCCGAGGCGGCGCGCTTCGTCTACCAGGCCTTCTGGTTCCGGCTGCTCCTGGGGCTCTTTGCCCTGAACGTCGGCATGGCGCTCTGGGAGCGCTGGCCGCAAAACCGCTGGAGGATCGGCTTCCTGATCACGCACGCCTCCCTCCTCCTCATCCTGGTCGGCTCGCTGGTGACGGCGGTCGCGGTCCAGGAGGGTCGGCTCCCGCTCTGGGAGGGCGAGAGCGCCAGCCACTTCTTCTCCGAGGGCCCCGGGCAGCG
This region includes:
- a CDS encoding DinB family protein, which codes for MKTTEWLLAQLESEAPRTRRALENVPEGRDDWKPHDKSMPLGRLAMLVATIPTWVHLIVNQDELDVAPKAGHPDRKPLRTRRELVEAHEKAVDEARRALRATSDEHLKTPWRLLAGGDVKSEEPREVVLRDTMMHMAHHRGQLTVYLRLNDAPVPSIYGPTADDKQFA